Proteins found in one Borreliella valaisiana VS116 genomic segment:
- the ruvA gene encoding Holliday junction branch migration protein RuvA translates to MINKIHGKVVEKKESSLVLMTTVFEFELLVSAFCLANFKLSDKVELFTYLYTRENELKLFGFLNSDERETFKGLIGVSGIGPRAALRVLSNIRYNEFKDAIDREDVELVAKIKGIGKKMAGKMFLHLQGKLLINNELESNLFRFKELEESIISMGFDRKIVNSKLKEAYNLVEFSNLKDSEKEQFLFKEVLKRISN, encoded by the coding sequence ATGATAAATAAGATTCATGGTAAAGTTGTAGAAAAAAAAGAATCTAGTTTGGTTTTAATGACTACTGTTTTTGAATTTGAACTTTTAGTTAGTGCATTTTGCCTTGCTAATTTTAAGTTGTCAGACAAAGTTGAACTTTTTACCTATCTTTATACGAGAGAAAATGAATTGAAACTTTTTGGATTTTTGAATTCAGATGAAAGAGAAACTTTTAAAGGACTTATTGGAGTAAGTGGAATAGGTCCAAGGGCTGCTTTAAGAGTGCTCTCTAATATAAGGTATAATGAGTTTAAGGACGCTATTGATAGGGAAGATGTTGAACTTGTTGCTAAAATCAAAGGCATTGGTAAAAAAATGGCTGGTAAAATGTTTTTACATCTTCAGGGTAAACTTTTGATTAATAATGAGCTTGAATCTAATCTTTTTAGATTTAAAGAATTAGAAGAGTCGATTATTAGCATGGGATTTGACAGAAAAATTGTTAATAGTAAGCTTAAGGAAGCTTACAATTTAGTTGAATTTTCAAATTTAAAAGACTCTGAAAAGGAGCAGTTTTTATTTAAGGAGGTTTTGAAAAGAATTTCGAATTAA
- the queA gene encoding tRNA preQ1(34) S-adenosylmethionine ribosyltransferase-isomerase QueA, giving the protein MKTKEFHFNLPHSLIAQYPSEKRGSSRLMVLDPKLQKIYHENSVNNILKYINSDTFIIFNNSKVRKSRMYAESEIGSNVEFLILDRIGTAMFTALISKSKKQIVDNVYKFPEGLIGKILSKNGSEIVLKFDADVGEDYFEKHGFVPIPPYIKRDYDKIDEDRYQTVYSKYIGSAAAATAGLHFGKDLFSVFEKNNIEYDFVTLHVGLGTFLPVRSKRIEEHKMHFETFLIKDSVADRLENAKFLGKKILSIGTTTLRALESSYDHKLRKFKTGQQSTNLFIYPDQNYCFKFVDMLFTNFHTPQSTLLMLVSSFAGKDFVFNSYKEAVNQSYKFFSYGDAMLVLNHI; this is encoded by the coding sequence GTGAAAACCAAAGAGTTTCATTTTAATTTACCCCATTCTTTAATAGCTCAATATCCAAGTGAAAAAAGAGGATCTTCAAGGTTAATGGTGCTAGATCCCAAATTGCAAAAAATTTATCATGAAAATTCTGTAAACAATATTTTAAAATATATAAATAGCGATACTTTTATTATTTTTAATAACTCAAAAGTTAGAAAATCAAGAATGTATGCAGAATCAGAGATTGGTAGTAATGTTGAATTTTTGATTTTAGATAGAATTGGTACTGCTATGTTTACTGCGTTGATTTCTAAGTCCAAAAAGCAAATTGTTGACAATGTTTACAAATTTCCCGAAGGATTAATCGGTAAAATTTTGTCGAAAAATGGTAGTGAGATTGTTTTAAAATTTGATGCTGATGTTGGAGAAGATTATTTTGAAAAGCACGGTTTTGTTCCTATACCCCCTTACATTAAAAGAGATTATGATAAAATAGACGAAGATCGATATCAAACTGTTTATTCTAAGTACATTGGTTCTGCAGCTGCTGCAACTGCAGGATTGCATTTTGGCAAAGATTTGTTTTCTGTTTTTGAAAAGAACAATATTGAATATGATTTTGTTACTCTTCATGTGGGGCTTGGCACTTTTCTTCCTGTAAGATCAAAAAGGATCGAAGAGCATAAAATGCATTTTGAAACTTTTTTAATAAAAGATAGTGTGGCTGATAGATTGGAGAATGCAAAATTTCTTGGTAAAAAAATTTTATCAATTGGCACTACAACGCTTAGGGCTTTGGAGTCATCTTATGATCATAAACTTAGGAAGTTTAAAACAGGTCAGCAAAGTACAAATCTTTTTATTTATCCTGATCAAAACTATTGTTTTAAGTTTGTCGATATGCTTTTTACGAATTTTCATACACCACAATCTACTCTTTTGATGTTGGTTTCTTCATTTGCAGGCAAAGATTTTGTGTTTAACTCTTATAAAGAAGCTGTAAATCAAAGTTATAAATTTTTTTCTTATGGTGATGCTATGTTAGTTTTAAATCATATATAG
- the ruvB gene encoding Holliday junction branch migration DNA helicase RuvB, whose protein sequence is MKDENSINFLSSSENYLYDKGENELRPKVFEDFKGQANVKETLSIFIRASKERDEALDHVFLSGPPGLGKTTLASIIAFEMNASIKITSAPAFDKPKDIIGILTGLDEKSVLFIDEIHRLRPIIEEMLCIAMEDYELDWVIGQGANARTVRMPLPKFTLIGATTKPGKVTSPLYARFGITARFELYSEIELVEIIRRNSVILNIEIEEDAAFLLARSSRGTPRIANRLLRRIRDIAQVTGSLVVTSDIVSIGLEMLRIDGEGLDEQDRNILRSLILKFNGGPVGVDTLAISVGETADSLEDFYEPYLIMKGFINRTHRGRKATEFAYLHLNLEMKEDSLSENQRVSF, encoded by the coding sequence ATGAAAGACGAAAATAGTATAAACTTTTTAAGTTCTAGTGAAAATTATTTATATGATAAAGGTGAGAATGAGCTTAGACCCAAAGTTTTTGAAGATTTTAAAGGTCAGGCTAATGTTAAAGAGACGCTTAGTATTTTTATAAGAGCTTCTAAAGAGAGAGATGAAGCTTTAGATCATGTGTTTTTAAGTGGTCCACCAGGTCTTGGGAAAACTACTCTTGCAAGTATTATTGCTTTTGAGATGAATGCTTCAATTAAGATTACGTCAGCTCCGGCTTTTGACAAACCTAAAGATATTATTGGGATTTTGACAGGTCTTGATGAGAAGAGTGTTTTATTTATTGATGAAATACATAGACTTAGACCAATAATAGAAGAAATGCTTTGTATTGCTATGGAAGATTATGAGCTAGACTGGGTAATCGGGCAAGGAGCTAATGCAAGAACTGTTCGAATGCCACTTCCAAAATTCACATTGATTGGAGCTACTACTAAACCGGGAAAAGTAACATCTCCACTTTATGCGAGATTTGGAATTACTGCAAGATTTGAACTTTACAGCGAAATAGAGCTTGTTGAGATAATAAGGAGAAATTCTGTTATTTTAAATATTGAAATAGAAGAGGATGCTGCTTTTCTTCTTGCAAGAAGTTCAAGAGGAACCCCCCGCATAGCAAATAGATTGTTAAGGCGAATAAGAGATATTGCTCAGGTAACTGGAAGTTTGGTTGTTACAAGTGATATTGTTTCAATTGGGCTTGAAATGCTTAGAATTGATGGAGAAGGTCTTGATGAGCAAGATAGAAATATTTTAAGGAGTTTAATATTGAAGTTTAATGGAGGGCCTGTAGGTGTTGATACTTTAGCTATTTCTGTAGGGGAAACAGCAGATTCTCTTGAAGATTTTTATGAACCTTATTTAATTATGAAAGGATTTATTAATAGAACTCACAGAGGTCGTAAAGCTACTGAATTTGCGTATCTTCACTTAAACTTAGAGATGAAAGAGGATAGTCTTAGTGAAAACCAAAGAGTTTCATTTTAA
- the udk gene encoding uridine kinase, translating to MAKIIGISGGSGSGKTTVVSKISEFIPEFVLISQDNYYKSVGDYEHEFSKVNFDHPDAFDNNLFYKHLKNLKENNPIDMPLYDFINHKRQLKTVLVVPTPVVIVEGIMIFVEERVRNLIDLKIYIDTPNDIRFIRRLRRDISKRGRTLESVIEQYLSTTRWGYYRFIEPTKEYADLIIPEGGHNDKALYVLSTFLKSLSKEGLDFI from the coding sequence ATGGCTAAGATTATTGGGATATCTGGTGGTTCTGGAAGCGGAAAAACTACAGTTGTGAGTAAGATTAGTGAGTTTATTCCAGAATTTGTCCTTATTTCTCAAGATAATTACTATAAAAGTGTGGGCGATTATGAACATGAATTTTCTAAAGTAAATTTTGATCATCCGGATGCTTTTGATAATAATTTGTTTTATAAACATTTGAAAAATTTAAAAGAAAATAACCCAATAGATATGCCTCTTTACGATTTTATTAATCATAAAAGACAACTTAAAACGGTTTTGGTTGTTCCAACCCCTGTTGTTATTGTTGAAGGTATTATGATTTTTGTTGAAGAGAGAGTAAGAAATTTAATAGATCTTAAAATATACATTGATACTCCAAACGATATTAGATTTATTAGGCGTTTAAGGAGAGATATTTCTAAAAGAGGTCGTACTTTGGAGTCGGTTATTGAGCAATATTTGAGCACTACTAGATGGGGTTATTATAGGTTTATTGAGCCCACTAAAGAATATGCTGATCTTATTATTCCCGAAGGGGGACATAATGATAAAGCGCTTTATGTGCTTTCAACGTTCCTTAAGTCTTTAAGTAAAGAAGGACTAGATTTCATCTAA
- a CDS encoding rhodanese-like domain-containing protein, with translation MNYAKFIVLLVLLFFYIWFFIILRMKRINLFLLEKIKNGAKILDIRSPKEYSKSHYFKSINIPFNNLFAKKDKLGDFESQIIVYGKSFNKSYEAKKVLKSMGFKNVFVAGTLKDMPQMEKKKLIDG, from the coding sequence ATGAATTATGCAAAATTTATAGTATTACTAGTTCTGCTTTTTTTTTATATTTGGTTTTTTATTATCCTTAGGATGAAAAGGATTAATCTATTTTTACTGGAAAAAATCAAAAATGGAGCAAAAATTTTGGATATTCGATCTCCCAAAGAATATAGTAAATCTCATTATTTTAAATCGATTAATATTCCTTTTAATAATTTATTTGCTAAAAAAGATAAATTGGGTGATTTTGAATCCCAAATAATTGTTTATGGTAAAAGTTTTAATAAGTCTTATGAGGCTAAAAAAGTTTTAAAAAGCATGGGGTTTAAGAATGTGTTTGTGGCTGGTACTTTGAAAGACATGCCACAAATGGAAAAAAAGAAGTTGATTGATGGCTAA
- a CDS encoding RluA family pseudouridine synthase has protein sequence MIRLKREFTVKENALRLDLYLSSNLEVLTRSQIKRRNVEAFKKSNGKFLKIKLSKPVFKDDEILIEFDEEISQIDCLRPNNIPIAIIYEDSNIIVLNKPQGILSHPGISHWDDTVVNFLLYHIKSLKIDFNGEKIRPGIVHRLDKDTSGVLICAKNISTLRFLAQQFRDKRTNKVYIAIVKGNFNSFSGSIESFIDRDKHNRKKFAVSKDRGKKSLTEYRLLLNFGGYSLLALKPKTGRTHQLRVHMKYLNFPILGDEVYGRVDGSLKKITLMLHSYKLEIDVGKNSFEKFISEFPKRFVNFFGNFYKSDELNLIIDNLVLFLKDF, from the coding sequence ATGATAAGACTTAAGAGAGAATTTACTGTTAAAGAAAATGCTTTAAGATTAGATCTTTATTTATCAAGCAATTTGGAAGTTTTGACTAGAAGTCAGATTAAAAGAAGAAATGTAGAAGCGTTTAAAAAGAGTAATGGAAAATTTTTAAAGATAAAACTGTCTAAGCCTGTTTTTAAAGATGATGAAATTCTGATTGAATTTGACGAAGAAATTAGTCAAATTGATTGCCTTAGGCCTAACAATATCCCTATTGCTATAATTTATGAAGATTCTAATATTATTGTTTTGAATAAACCACAAGGAATTTTAAGTCATCCTGGAATATCGCATTGGGATGATACTGTTGTGAATTTTCTTTTATATCATATAAAAAGCTTGAAAATTGATTTTAATGGAGAAAAAATTAGACCTGGTATTGTTCATAGATTAGACAAAGATACCTCTGGGGTGTTAATTTGTGCAAAAAACATTAGCACTTTGAGGTTTTTAGCTCAACAGTTTAGAGATAAAAGGACGAATAAAGTCTACATTGCAATTGTTAAGGGTAATTTTAATAGTTTTTCTGGAAGTATTGAATCTTTTATAGATAGAGATAAACACAATAGGAAAAAATTTGCCGTTTCTAAAGATAGAGGTAAGAAATCATTAACAGAATATAGATTGTTGCTAAATTTCGGGGGATATTCTCTTTTAGCTTTAAAACCTAAAACTGGTCGTACACATCAATTAAGAGTGCATATGAAATATCTTAATTTTCCAATATTGGGAGATGAGGTTTATGGCAGAGTGGATGGCAGTTTAAAAAAAATAACTTTGATGCTGCATTCTTATAAGCTTGAAATTGATGTTGGAAAAAATTCTTTCGAGAAATTCATTTCTGAATTTCCCAAAAGATTTGTAAATTTTTTTGGAAATTTTTACAAAAGCGATGAATTGAATTTGATTATTGATAATTTGGTTCTCTTTTTAAAAGATTTTTAA
- a CDS encoding YebC/PmpR family DNA-binding transcriptional regulator, producing the protein MSGHSKWSTIKRKKGALDAKRNKLFTKLIREITIAAKIGGGDIESNPRLRVAVNKAKVANMPKDNIEKAIKKGIGGNEGVEYFEITYEAYAPYGVALMINCLTDNKNRTSSDVKSVLTKGGGSLGTPGSVSYMFYRKGLIVYNLEKYLEDEIMEFALEVGAEDILVSNNEAEVITSPDDFDKVLSFLKTKFKEEMAEIALIPENKIFLNKEQAEKIILLVEKLEDFDDVQEVIHNLEIPEELS; encoded by the coding sequence ATGTCTGGTCACAGCAAATGGTCAACAATAAAGAGAAAAAAAGGTGCTCTTGATGCAAAACGTAATAAGCTTTTTACAAAGCTAATAAGAGAAATAACTATTGCAGCTAAAATAGGTGGGGGAGATATTGAGTCTAATCCGAGACTAAGGGTCGCTGTTAATAAGGCTAAGGTTGCCAATATGCCAAAAGATAATATTGAGAAGGCAATAAAAAAGGGTATTGGTGGTAATGAAGGAGTTGAATATTTTGAAATTACTTATGAGGCTTATGCTCCTTATGGAGTGGCTCTAATGATTAACTGCTTGACAGACAATAAAAACAGAACTTCTAGTGATGTAAAAAGTGTTCTTACAAAAGGTGGAGGATCTCTTGGAACCCCAGGTTCAGTCTCATATATGTTTTACAGAAAGGGTCTTATTGTTTACAATTTAGAAAAATATCTTGAGGATGAAATAATGGAATTTGCATTAGAAGTTGGTGCTGAGGATATTTTAGTTTCAAATAATGAAGCGGAAGTTATTACAAGTCCTGATGATTTTGATAAAGTCTTATCTTTTTTGAAAACTAAATTTAAAGAAGAGATGGCAGAGATAGCTTTAATTCCGGAAAATAAAATTTTTTTAAACAAAGAGCAAGCAGAAAAAATAATTCTTCTTGTTGAAAAGCTTGAAGACTTTGATGATGTTCAAGAAGTAATTCATAATTTGGAGATTCCAGAAGAATTAAGCTGA
- a CDS encoding YitT family protein: MKKKKKIHYRRIKKKFKLLFIILAKKLKTITKNPKLIFNSTIQITLGSALMAISTNVLYIPHGLLSGGIGGIALMLHYLLSFNLGWTIFVLNIPLFIIGIKFLNITFIIQSWIAMGLYSIIINYSQFLQNKIHINDMMLVSILAGLISGLGLGLIFKGKGSSGGSDIIAMIIKEKYSISIGTTNFIVNLAVLILATFFFNIEIALYTLIASFVTSIMTDKTSTGFGNQKAILVISDKGKEIAYLLTNKLKLGATLIDGKGAWAGTEKTIVFIVVPIMRLSRIKYISQKVDPNCFITVINTNEITGGKIIANSISLKQEILN; encoded by the coding sequence ATGAAAAAGAAAAAAAAGATTCACTATCGTAGAATTAAAAAAAAATTCAAGCTATTATTCATAATACTAGCAAAAAAATTAAAAACTATAACTAAAAATCCCAAATTAATATTTAATAGTACAATACAAATAACTTTGGGCTCTGCACTAATGGCAATTTCCACAAATGTTTTATATATCCCTCATGGACTTCTTAGTGGGGGGATTGGGGGTATTGCATTAATGCTACATTACCTGTTAAGCTTCAATTTAGGATGGACAATATTTGTATTAAATATCCCATTGTTTATTATTGGAATAAAATTTTTAAATATAACATTCATCATTCAAAGTTGGATTGCAATGGGATTATATTCCATTATCATAAACTATTCCCAATTTTTACAAAATAAAATACATATTAACGATATGATGCTTGTATCAATACTAGCCGGACTTATTTCTGGACTTGGACTTGGACTAATATTTAAAGGTAAAGGATCTTCGGGGGGATCAGATATAATTGCGATGATCATTAAAGAAAAATATTCAATTAGTATTGGAACAACAAACTTTATAGTTAATCTAGCAGTATTAATACTTGCAACCTTTTTCTTTAATATTGAAATTGCTCTTTACACACTAATAGCATCATTTGTAACATCTATAATGACAGACAAAACAAGCACTGGATTTGGCAATCAAAAAGCAATATTAGTAATTTCAGATAAAGGAAAAGAAATTGCTTATCTTCTTACAAACAAGTTAAAATTAGGCGCCACATTAATAGACGGAAAAGGAGCTTGGGCAGGAACAGAAAAAACTATAGTATTTATAGTAGTTCCAATAATGCGTTTGTCAAGAATTAAGTATATATCACAAAAAGTTGATCCGAATTGTTTTATTACTGTTATTAACACTAACGAAATCACTGGGGGCAAAATAATAGCTAACTCAATCTCATTAAAACAAGAAATTTTAAATTAA
- a CDS encoding bifunctional 5,10-methylenetetrahydrofolate dehydrogenase/5,10-methenyltetrahydrofolate cyclohydrolase, whose translation MNTVFNGKDFASKYYLMLKEFLKQHDLKDKIALKVILANDESASKLYVSIKNRVAKDIGLNVEVIKFSTNFVQSDILEVIDRENKNLSTDGIIVQLPLLKGMDLNSILNGIVYSKDVDGLSFINLGKMILGDKKGFIPCTALAVLKILRDEGIKTSGKTVVVVGRSPLVGKPISILLSSKPYDATVIACHSKSIYLDVYLRQADIVISAVGKPKLIDKSMLCGKPYVIDIGISEIETNNGKILSGDTDFDNIKDYVKFITPVKGGIGPVTVLMLMFNTIKAHLINNNKFDILDRLEKLVEV comes from the coding sequence TTGAATACTGTTTTTAATGGGAAGGATTTTGCGAGTAAGTATTATTTAATGCTAAAAGAATTCTTAAAACAACACGACTTGAAAGATAAAATTGCATTAAAAGTTATTTTAGCAAATGATGAGTCTGCAAGCAAGCTTTATGTTTCAATTAAGAATCGAGTTGCAAAAGATATTGGCTTAAATGTTGAAGTAATTAAATTTTCTACAAATTTTGTTCAAAGCGATATTTTAGAAGTAATTGATAGAGAAAATAAAAATTTAAGTACAGATGGAATTATTGTTCAATTGCCTCTTTTGAAAGGTATGGATTTGAATTCTATTTTAAATGGTATAGTTTATTCAAAAGATGTTGATGGCTTATCTTTTATTAATTTAGGTAAAATGATTTTGGGTGATAAAAAAGGGTTTATTCCTTGCACGGCTCTTGCTGTATTAAAGATTTTGCGAGATGAGGGAATAAAAACATCGGGAAAAACGGTTGTTGTAGTTGGTAGAAGTCCTCTTGTGGGAAAACCTATTTCAATATTACTCTCATCAAAGCCTTATGATGCAACTGTTATTGCTTGTCACAGTAAAAGCATTTATTTAGATGTTTATTTAAGACAGGCAGACATTGTCATTTCTGCTGTTGGTAAGCCTAAGTTGATAGATAAAAGCATGTTATGTGGAAAACCTTATGTGATTGATATTGGTATTTCTGAAATTGAGACTAATAACGGAAAAATTCTCTCGGGTGATACAGATTTTGACAATATTAAAGATTATGTTAAATTTATTACCCCTGTTAAGGGAGGAATAGGGCCTGTTACGGTTCTTATGTTAATGTTTAACACAATTAAAGCTCATTTGATTAATAATAATAAGTTTGACATTTTAGATCGGTTGGAAAAATTGGTGGAGGTGTAA
- a CDS encoding diphosphate--fructose-6-phosphate 1-phosphotransferase, with translation MNTSLFQQERQKYIPKLPDILKKDFKNISLVCGEKTEAIQDRQALKEFFKNTYGLPIVSFTEGKSNLFFSKALNIGIILSGGPAPGGHNVISGVFDAIKKFNTNSKLFGFKGGPLGLLENDKIELTESLVNFYRNTGGFDIVSSGRTKIETEEHYNKALFVAKENNLDAIIIIGGDDSNTNAAILAEYFKKKGENIQVIGVPKTIDADLKNDHIEISFGFDSATKIYSQMIGNLCRDAMSTKKYWHFVKLMGRSASHVALECALKTHPNICIVSEEVLAKKKTLAEIVDEMVFVILKRSLNGDNFGIVIVPEGVIEFIPEVKSLMVELCNIFDKNENEFKGLHIEEMKEVFVANLSDYMKAVYLSLPLFIQFELVNSILERDPHGNFNVSRVPTEKLFIEMIQSRLSDMKKRGEYKGSFIPVDHFFGYEGRSAFPSNFDSNYCYSLGYNAVILILNGLTGYMSCIKNLNSKPTDWIAGGVPLTMLMNMEERYGVQKPVIRKALVDLEGRPFREFVENRDKWALNNLYLYPGPVQYFGSSEIDEITETLKLELLK, from the coding sequence ATGAATACTTCTCTTTTTCAGCAAGAAAGGCAAAAATATATTCCCAAGTTGCCAGATATTTTAAAAAAAGATTTTAAGAATATTAGTTTAGTTTGTGGAGAAAAAACTGAAGCAATTCAAGATAGACAGGCTTTAAAGGAATTTTTTAAAAATACTTATGGGTTGCCAATTGTAAGTTTTACTGAGGGCAAGTCTAATTTATTTTTTTCAAAAGCTTTAAATATTGGTATTATTCTTTCTGGAGGACCTGCTCCCGGGGGGCATAATGTTATATCTGGTGTTTTTGATGCAATAAAAAAATTTAATACAAATTCAAAGCTTTTTGGATTTAAGGGAGGCCCTTTAGGCTTGTTGGAGAATGATAAAATTGAACTTACTGAGAGTTTGGTAAATTTTTACAGAAATACCGGAGGTTTTGACATTGTATCTTCTGGAAGAACAAAAATAGAAACAGAAGAGCATTATAACAAAGCTCTATTTGTTGCTAAAGAAAACAATCTTGATGCAATTATTATTATTGGTGGTGATGATTCGAATACCAATGCTGCTATTCTTGCAGAGTATTTTAAAAAGAAGGGAGAGAATATTCAGGTTATTGGAGTTCCAAAGACAATTGATGCTGATCTTAAAAATGATCATATTGAAATTTCATTTGGGTTTGATTCTGCTACGAAAATTTATTCTCAGATGATAGGTAATTTATGTCGAGATGCCATGTCGACTAAAAAGTATTGGCATTTTGTCAAACTTATGGGTAGGAGTGCATCTCATGTTGCTTTGGAATGTGCTTTAAAAACTCATCCAAACATTTGCATTGTGTCTGAAGAGGTTTTGGCTAAAAAGAAAACTTTGGCTGAAATTGTTGATGAAATGGTGTTTGTTATTTTAAAAAGATCTTTAAATGGGGATAATTTTGGAATAGTTATAGTTCCTGAGGGCGTGATTGAATTTATTCCAGAAGTTAAGTCTTTAATGGTTGAATTATGCAATATTTTTGATAAAAATGAAAATGAATTTAAGGGGCTTCACATTGAAGAGATGAAAGAAGTTTTCGTTGCCAATCTTAGTGATTATATGAAGGCAGTTTATTTGTCTTTGCCTTTGTTTATTCAATTTGAGCTTGTAAATTCAATTTTAGAAAGAGATCCTCATGGGAATTTTAATGTTTCAAGAGTTCCTACTGAAAAATTGTTTATTGAGATGATTCAATCAAGATTAAGCGATATGAAAAAAAGGGGAGAATATAAGGGAAGCTTTATTCCAGTTGATCATTTCTTTGGTTATGAAGGTAGAAGCGCTTTTCCTTCTAATTTTGATAGTAATTATTGCTATAGTTTGGGATATAATGCAGTTATTCTGATTTTAAATGGCCTTACAGGCTATATGTCTTGTATAAAAAATTTGAATTCAAAACCAACGGATTGGATTGCAGGAGGAGTGCCCTTAACAATGTTGATGAACATGGAAGAGAGGTATGGAGTGCAAAAGCCTGTTATAAGAAAAGCTTTAGTTGATTTAGAAGGAAGACCATTTAGAGAGTTTGTTGAAAATCGTGATAAGTGGGCTTTGAATAATTTGTATTTGTATCCAGGTCCTGTGCAGTATTTTGGTTCTTCTGAGATTGATGAAATAACTGAAACTTTAAAGTTAGAATTATTGAAGTAG
- a CDS encoding PQQ-dependent sugar dehydrogenase, translated as MKNQFLNSYFQLIITIFLISSITIAAEETTNTLKVPNGFKVEIFLNNTIEKPRGITSDQDGNIFIGSGSNFAYFVTKNKKIYTIAKTLKKPIGIAYWDNKLYISSVDKIYVVENVKEEINKSIKSNKDYTWKMQIFSLLPKNTSNMHSGRYIKVDPKNNKLIVNIGSQHNAKIPPKKEAILLSFDLKTKNEDIVAFGVRNSVGFDFHPISNEMYFSDNGQDGLGDNIPPDEINLIIKHKEHFGFPYVFGKNQKNYNFYNKAPKNTKFIPSIYELPAHVAPLGIHFYQGNSFPKEYINKLFIAEHGSWNRSSPIGYKITTLDIDPKTRIAKNYKVFLHGFLKFDNSKFGRPVDIITYYDGSILFSDDFGNKIYRVYYEKI; from the coding sequence ATGAAAAACCAATTTCTAAATAGCTATTTTCAATTAATTATAACTATTTTTTTAATCTCATCTATAACTATAGCAGCAGAAGAAACAACAAACACACTAAAAGTTCCTAATGGATTTAAAGTCGAAATTTTTTTAAACAACACAATTGAAAAACCAAGGGGAATTACAAGCGATCAAGATGGGAACATATTCATAGGGTCTGGAAGCAATTTTGCATATTTTGTAACAAAAAACAAAAAAATTTATACCATAGCAAAAACCTTAAAAAAACCTATTGGTATTGCTTATTGGGATAATAAATTGTATATATCTTCTGTCGATAAAATATATGTAGTTGAAAATGTAAAAGAAGAAATTAATAAAAGCATAAAATCAAATAAAGACTATACATGGAAAATGCAAATTTTTTCACTTTTACCCAAAAATACTTCCAACATGCACTCCGGACGTTATATTAAAGTAGATCCTAAAAATAATAAATTAATAGTAAACATAGGATCCCAACATAATGCTAAAATCCCCCCAAAAAAAGAAGCAATACTTCTTAGCTTCGATTTAAAAACAAAAAACGAAGACATAGTTGCCTTTGGAGTAAGAAACTCAGTTGGATTTGATTTTCATCCAATTAGCAATGAAATGTATTTTAGCGACAATGGCCAAGACGGATTGGGAGACAACATTCCCCCAGACGAAATAAACCTAATAATCAAACATAAAGAACATTTTGGATTTCCCTATGTGTTTGGAAAAAACCAAAAAAATTATAATTTTTATAACAAAGCACCCAAAAATACTAAATTTATCCCATCTATTTATGAACTTCCTGCACATGTAGCCCCACTTGGAATACACTTTTATCAAGGAAATAGCTTTCCAAAAGAATATATTAATAAATTATTCATAGCAGAACATGGTTCATGGAACAGATCATCCCCTATTGGCTACAAAATAACTACACTGGATATTGATCCCAAAACCAGAATAGCAAAAAATTACAAAGTTTTTTTACATGGATTTTTAAAGTTCGATAACTCTAAATTTGGGCGCCCTGTTGATATAATCACATATTATGACGGTTCAATTCTTTTTTCAGATGATTTTGGAAATAAAATTTACAGAGTCTACTATGAAAAGATTTAA